The following coding sequences are from one Panicum hallii strain FIL2 chromosome 5, PHallii_v3.1, whole genome shotgun sequence window:
- the LOC112895921 gene encoding protein ULTRAPETALA 1-like — MAAANGGAGAALFSEEELREVSGVRRGEDFVEMTCGCTSHRYGDAVGRLRVFASGDLEVSCECTPGCREEKLTPAAFEKHSGKETAGKWRNTIWVMVQGEKVPLSKTALLKYYYLAHKSGNGSHKGRNGRPSHRDEFIRCTRCGKDRRFRLRSKEECRVYHDALAKINWTCADLTTDRVTCDDDEERASRKVLRGCSRATSCAGCMKCVCFGCETCRFKDCGCQTCVDFYRNSKE, encoded by the exons atggcggcggcgaaCGGAGGTGCCGGCGCGGCGCTGTTCAGCGAGGAGGAGCTGCGGGAGGTGAGCGGGGTGCGCCGGGGGGAGGACTTCGTGGAGATGACGTGCGGATGCACCAGCCACCGCTACGGCGACGCCGTCGGCCGCCTCCGCGTCTTCGCCTCCGGCGACCTGGAGGTCAGCTGCGAGTGCACGCCCGGCTGCCGCGAAG agaagTTGACACCTGCTGCCTTTGAGAAGCACTCTGGAAAGGAGACCGCTGGAAAGTGGAGGAACACTATCTGGGTCATGGTTCAGGGAGAAAAAGTGCCACTGTCAAAAACAGCTCTGCTCAAATACTACTACTTGGCACACAAATCCGGCAATGGTTCTCACAAAGGTCGTAATGGACGTCCATCTCACCGTGATGAGTTCATCCGCTGCACAAGATGTGGCAAGGATAGGAGATTTCGGCTACGGTCAAAAGAAGAGTGCCGTGTTTACCATGATGCTCTTGCCAAAATTAACTGGACATGTGCAGATTTGACAACTGATAG GGTCACCTgtgacgacgacgaggagcgaGCAAGCCGCAAGGTGCTGCGTGGCTGCTCCCGCGCCACGTCCTGCGCCGGCTGCATGAAGTGCGTCTGCTTCGGGTGCGAGACCTGCCGCTTCAAGGACTGCGGCTGCCAGACCTGCGTCGACTTCTACCGCAACTCGAAGGAATAA
- the LOC112894776 gene encoding BTB/POZ domain-containing protein At5g03250-like, with amino-acid sequence MVTMKLGSKPEIFVLEDLTWRCTTELESDVVVEVGEMSFYLHKFPLLSRSGVLQRMISEYQPPAVGGGGMCTLQLDDIPGGAKAFELAAKFCYDVKIELNALNVVCLRCAAEYLRMTDDYAEGNLITQAESFLSDVLANWKDSIKALETCEGVLPTAEDLHLVSRCITALASKACASDAAAPLLRNASVDKDALWNGIRSGDTASAASAAGMDWWYEDVSFLSLPMFKRVIQAMEAKGMRAESIAGAIMFYAGRFLPGLKRNTSFSNALASYGADGGGGGGMSSRNITPRAASVSAPSEGDQRYFLEEIVALLPTKKGVASTKFLLGMLRTAMLLHASPLCRENLERRIGTQLEDASLDDLLVPNLGYHVETLYDIDCVQRILDYFMSSTDGIGTGYTSPALAEDGGGSLGVPQGGTPSTSLSPITMVAKLMDGYLAEVAPDTNLKLPKFQALAAVVPDYARPVDDGIYRAIDIYLKSHPWLSESEREQLCRLMNCQKLSLEACTHAAQNERLPLRVVVQVLFFEQLRLRTSIAGWFFVSDNAAGGDVARPHHGGAMVPKGAAAAVAASTQAEVDTDAEDDAPEGKETIADVKARVSELEKEYKTMKQEIRRLGKPRRSWSLLTRKCGFGAKV; translated from the exons ATGGTGACCATGAAGCTGGGTTCCAAGCCGGAGATTTTCGTCCTCGAAGACCTCACATG GAGATGCACTACCGAGCTTGAGAGTGATGTCGTTGTCGAGGTAGGAGAGATGTCCTTCTACCTCCACAAG TTCCCGCTGCTGAGCCGGAGCGGCGTGCTGCAGCGGATGATCAGCGAGTACCAGCCCCcggcggtcggcggcggcggcatgtgCACGCTGCAGCTGGACGACATCCCCGGCGGCGCCAAGGCGTTCGAGCTGGCGGCCAAGTTCTGCTACGACGTCAAGATCGAGCTCAACGCGCTCAACGTGGTGTGCCTCCGCTGCGCCGCCGAGTACCTGCGCATGACGGACGACTACGCCGAGGGCAACCTCATCACGCAGGCCGAGTCCTTCCTCTCCGATGTGCTCGCCAACTGGAAGGACTCCATCAAGGCGCTCGAGACCTGCGAGGGCGTCCTCCCCACCGCCGAGGACCTGCACCTCGTCTCCCGCTGCATCACCGCGCTCGCCTCCAAGGCCTGCGCGTccgacgccgccgcgccgctgctcAGGAACGCCAGCGTCGACAAGGACGCGCTCTGGAACGGCATCCGCTCGGGGGACACGGCGTCCGCGGCTTCGGCGGCCGGGATGGACTGGTGGTACGAGGACGTGTCGTTCCTCAGCCTGCCCATGTTCAAGCGCGTCATCCAGGCGATGGAGGCCAAGGGCATGCGCGCCGAGAGCATCGCTGGCGCCATCATGTTCTACGCGGGGCGCTTCCTGCCGGGGCTCAAGCGCAACACCAGCTTCAGCAACGCGCTGGCCAGCTACggcgccgacggcggcggcggcggcggcatgagCAGCCGGAACATCACCCCGCGCGCCGCCAGCGTGTCGGCGCCCTCGGAGGGCGACCAGAGGTACTTCCTGGAGGAGATCGTGGCGCTGCTGCCGACCAAGAAGGGCGTGGCGTCCACCAAGTTCCTGCTCGGGATGCTGCGCACGGCGATGCTCCTCCACGCCAGCCCGCTGTGCCGGGAAAACCTGGAGCGGCGCATCGGCACGCAGCTCGAGGACGCGTCGCTGGACGACCTGCTCGTGCCCAACCTCGGCTACCACGTCGAGACGCTCTACGACATCGACTGCGTGCAGCGGATCCTGGACTACTTCATGTCGTCGACGGACGGGATAGGGACGGGGTACACGTCGCCGGCGCTggcggaggacggcggcggcagccttgGGGTGCCCCAGGGAGGGACGCCGTCGACGTCGCTGTCGCCGATCACCATGGTGGCCAAGCTCATGGACGGGTACCTCGCGGAGGTGGCGCCGGACACCAACCTGAAGCTGCCCAAGTTCCAGGCGCTCGCCGCCGTGGTGCCCGACTACGCGCGCCCCGTCGACGACGGCATCTACCGCGCCATCGACATATACCTCAAG TCGCACCCGTGGCTGTCGGAGTCGGAGCGGGAGCAGCTGTGCCGGCTGATGAACTGCCAGAAGCTGTCGCTGGAGGCGTGCACGCATGCTGCGCAGAACGAGAGGCTGCCGCTGCGGGTGGTGGTGCAGGTGCTCTTCTTCGAGCAGCTCCGCCTGCGCACGTCCATCGCCGGGTGGTTCTTCGTGTCGGACAACGCGGCGGGGGGCGACGTCGCGCGCCCGCACCATGGTGGCGCCATGGTCCCcaagggcgccgccgccgccgtcgcagcCAGCACGCAAGCAGAGGTGGACACCGACGCGGAGGACGACGCGCCCGAGGGTAAGGAGACCATTGCCGACGTGAAGGCGCGGGTGTCGGAGCTGGAGAAGGAGTACAAGACCATGAAGCAGGAGATCCGGCGGCTCGGGAAGCCCCGGAGGTCGTGGAGCCTGCTCACCAGGAAGTGCGGCTTCGGGGCCAAGGTGTAA
- the LOC112894381 gene encoding secretory carrier-associated membrane protein 2, producing MAGRYDRNPFDEDDVNPFAGGSVPPASNSQMPPLPHEPVGFYNDRGATVDIPLDSTKDLSKKEKELQAKEAELNKRERELKRKEEAAARAGIVIEDKNWPPFMPIIHHDISNEIPVHLQRMQYLAFSSLLGLTACLFWNIIATTAAWIKGEGVMIWLLAIIYFISGVPGAYVLWYRPLYNAMRTESALKFGWFFLFYLLHILFCVWSAVAPPFPFKGKSLAGILPAIDVIGRSAIVGIFYFIGFGMFCLESLLSIAVIQQVYMYFRGSGKEAEMKREAARGAMRNAF from the exons GGAGGAAGTGTACCTCCTGCTTCCAATTCTCAGATGCCACCTCTTCCTCATGAACCAGTGGGCTTCTACAATGATCGTGGTGCCACAGTAGACATACCTCTTGATTCAACTAAG GACCTGAGTAAAAAGGAGAAAGAACTGCAGGCAAAGGAGGCTGAGCTAAACAAACGGGAAAGG GAACTGAAAAGAAAGGAGGAAGCTGCAGCCAGAG CTGGTATTGTCATTGAAGATAAGAACTGGCCTCCTTTTATGCCCATTATTCATCATGATATTTCAAATGAGATACCAGTTCACCTACAAAGGATGCAGTATCTGGCATTTTCTTCACTGCTAG GATTGACAGCCTGTCTTTTTTGGAACATCATTGCAACTACAGCAGCATGGATTAAAGGAGAAG GTGTCATGATCTGGTTGCTAGCCATCATTTACTTCATCTCTGGTGTCCCTGGGGCCTATGTGCTATGGTATCGCCCACTTTATAATGCGATGAG GACTGAAAGTGCTTTGAAGTTTGGGTGGTTTTTCTTGTTTTACTTG CTCCATATACTATTCTGTGTCTGGTCTGCTGTGGCTCCTCCATTTCCTTTCAAAGGAAAATCTTTGGC TGGAATTTTGCCGGCCATTGATGTCATAGGCAGGAGTGCTATTGTGGGG ATATTTTACTTCATTGGATTTGGAATGTTCTGCCTTGAATCACTGCTCAGCATCGCTGTCATTCAG CAAGTATACATGTACTTCCGTGGAAGTGGAAAAGAAGCAGAGATGAAACGCGAGGCGGCCCGTGGTGCGATGCGAAATGCCTTTTGA